A window of Methylocaldum szegediense genomic DNA:
CGGCTTTTGCGCTGAAGGACGGTACCGGAATTTGATATTATTATCGTTCGTTCTCCATCCTCTAGTCACCGAGCGTCGACGGCAAGAGTCGAGCGCTGAACGTCTTTTTTCAGGATTATTCGCATGACCATACGCACCCGATTTGCTCCCAGTCCTACGGGTTACCTGCATATTGGCGGCGCGCGAACGGCGCTTTTTTCCTGGCTTTACGCGCGGAAGCACGGCGGAACTTTCATCTTGCGCATCGAGGATACGGACTTGGAGCGTTCCACGATCGATGCGGTCAATGCGATTCTGGAAGGTATGACTTGGCTCGGGCTGGAATACGATGAAGGACCGTTTTATCAAACGCACCGGTTCGAGCGTTATAGGGCTGTGGCCGAGCAACTACTGAACGAAGGAAAGGCTTATCGTTGCTACTGCACCAAGGAAGAGTTGGACAGTCGCCGTGCCGAACAATTGGCGCGCAAGGAAAAACCCCGCTACGATGGCCGCTGCCGTCATCGTGTCGAGCCGCGTGAAGGTGTTCAGCCGGTGATTCGGTTCCGCAATCCTGATGACGGGGAGGTCGTCGTCGATGACCTGGTGCGCGGTCGCGTCGTCGTGAAAAACAGCGAACTGGACGACCTTATCATCCTCCGTTCTGACGGTACGCCGACCTACAACTTTACTGTCGTGGTCGACGACCTCGATATGAAGATCACGCATGTCATCCGCGGCGACGACCATCTCAACAACACGCCCCGCCAGATCAACATTCTGGAGGCACTAGGCGCGCCGCTGCCGAAATACGCGCACGTGCCGATGATTCTCGGACCCGACGGGGCGAAATTGTCGAAACGACACGGCGCGGTCAGTGTGATGCAATACCGCGACGATGGCTATCTGCCGGAAGCGCTTATCAATTATCTAGTGCGCCTGGGTTGGTCTCACGGCGATCAGGAGATCTTTTCCGTAGACGAGATGATCGAGCTGTTCGATATCGCAGATATCAATCATTCCGCTTCGTCGTTCAATCCGGAAAAACTGCTGTGGCTGAATCATCATTACATTATGCACAGCGATCCCCTGCGCGTGGCGCATCATTTGCGCTGGCATCTGGGGCGGCTGGATATTGATCCTGCTCAGGGACCCGATCCCGTAAAGGTGGTCGAAGCGCAGCGCGAGCGTTGCAAGACCCTGGTTGATATGGCGAAGGCGAGTGTTTTCTTTTATAAGGACTTCGATACGTACGACGAAAAAGCTGCCGCCAAGCATTTAACCAGTGATACTTTGGCAGCGCTTCAGGCGCTGGAGACACAACTATGGGCATTGGAAGACTGGAGGCGTGAAGCAATTCATCAGGTCGTCTTAAAAACGGCGGAAACGCTGGGCGTTAAACTCGGCGGCGTAGCTCAACCGCTCCGGGTTGCGGTGTCCGGAACGACGGTTTCGCCTCCCATCGACATCACCCTGGAGTTGTTGGGCAAAGATACTACGCTGGCCAGAATCGAACGAGCCATCGCCTATATCAAAAAAGCCTAGACAAACGTAAAGTCTTTCTTTAATATTCGCCTTCTCGACTGCGTGGGGCCATAGCTCAGCTGGGAGAGCGCAACAATGGCATTGTTGAGGTCGCGAGTTCGATCCTCGCTGGCTCCACCATTCACCACCATCGATCAAGTTCCTTGTCCCCATCGTCTAGAGGCCTAGGACATCGCCCTTTCACGGCGGTAACAGGGGTTCGAATCCCCTTGGGGACGCCAATTTAATAACCTTGGGTCAGCAAAGTCCCAACGGTTCTTTGTTCGACCGCACGCAATATTAATCCTGCGGTCGTATTCCGTCGGAATACATCGAATTGGCCCCTTGAGCAGGCTCCGGAACGCCTTGCGTGCCGCGGCTACGTCGCGCTGCAAAGGTCCTTGAAGCGTCTGGTCCCGTGATGACGCTGGTGTGCGGATCCTAAATCAGTAGAGTAATGGTCAAATTTTGACGGGCCGGCAAAAAGTCTGGGATCGATCGAGCTGATAAGATAAGACCTTTGCTTGCTCCAATATTTTTCACCGATGCTGACGGTTAGGGACCACGCCACAGCCGATTTATTTGGGTTTGTTGACCACCTGAGCGAGACGAAGCAGCGGCTGCTGAAGCGCTCATGGGCGAGCATTTTCCGAGAGCATCTCCTAAAGCAGATACCGGCCTTGGAACTCGCAGGGTATTTCTCACCGACACAGGGACGGCCGAGTAAGGATCTCTACGCGGTGCTGGGGCGTTGATTCTTCAACAGCTTCACGACCTGAGCGATGTTGCCACGGTTGAGGCTTATGCGTTCAATCAGATGTGGCACTACGCCTTGAATGTCCATCATGAAGCGGATGCTTATATCTGTGAGCGCACACTGCGTCAGTATCGACGGTGGATCATCGAGCGCGGTCTGGATCGCGAACTCTTTCGGGCCCTCGCCGATGAATGGATTCGGGCGTTCAAGGTCGACACGCGCCAACAACGGCTTGATTCCACTGCAATCCGTTCCTGCATGCGTACCCTCACGCGCCTGGGCATCGTCACCGAAACCCTGGGGAAGTTCATTCGCGAGGTCAGTCGACGTTATCCTCATTACCGCGATTGGATCCATGCCGACCCGCGTGAACGGTACGTGCAAGGCTCAGCTCAGGATGGGTCTTGTCGGGTTTCACCCAGCGAGGCCCGAATCAGCCTGGAGCAGGCCGGCCATGACCTTTTGAACTGGGTGGTGTTATTTGCCTCCACGGAAGCAAAGGACCTGGCCAGCTATCGAATCATGCTGCGGGTACTCGATGAACAGTTTTCGGTGGTTTCTTCCGCTGAGGCGCCCGTGAGGCTCGAGGTCAAAAGCCCCGATCTCATTCCTTCGGATGGCGTGCAAAATCCGGCTGATCCCGATGCCAGCTTCAACACCCGATATGGGCAAGGTTATGGCCTCCAAGTGATGGAAACCTATCAGGTCGACGACGGCGCGGAAGACGCAGCCGAGCGGCCGGCGAGCGGGCCTGACCTGATCACTTATGTCGACGTCCACAAATTGACACAACAGGATCAGTATGCGCTACAGCCGGCGTTGGATGAGGTTACCCAACGGGACGTTGCACCTTAACGGGTACTCGCCGATACCCATTATGGCCATATCGATCATCTGGATCGGACGCAAGCCCGCGGAATCGAGTGGGTGGCGCCGGTCCAAAAGGCCAAAGGCAGTTTGCGGGGAAAGTTGAACCTTGAGCCGTTCGATGTGGATGGCGCGGGCCTCATCGTCCAATGTCCGGGAGGCTACGCCCCGAAGAGCGTGAGCTCCAGTCGCACCCGGTTACAGGCGGTCTTTTCGGCGAGCACCTGCGATGCCTGCCCGTTGAAACCTCGATGTTTGGTCAACACGCCGTCCAGCCGCTCGGGTCAGCACTATCGGATTCAATATCTGCCCAGCCGCCCTCGATTGCGAACGCTCCGGCTGTGTGAGAAGACCCCCGTTTTTCGCGAGGCTTACCGTTGGCGAGCGGGAATTGAAGCGACGATGTCCCGCCTCAAACACCAGATGAACCTAGGCAAACTTCGGGTCCGGGGCATGGCTTCGGTGAGTTATGCGGTCTTCTTACGGACTTTGGGCCTGAACATCGGGCGATGCACTGCTTGCGGGGCTTAAGCGCGACGTAATAATTGGCAATTTACGCCTATCAGCAGCCTTTTGGAAAACGTTAGATGTCCATCTCCGAAGAATAAGGATCCTAAAACTGTCGCGTCTCGTGTGATTATTTACCGAGAAGGCGTGATGCTTGGTTCGAAGCCCGGAGCCTTCTCCAGGAGATCTTCGGTCCGTCCAAGTGAGGTTCCTCTCCATGCCGATTCGTCTTCATAAGAACGCCCGTACCACCCCGGCGGTTCGGCAGGCCATTCAAGCGTCCACGTTGAGCGAGCGCGCCTTGGCCCAAAAGCATGGCATTAGCCGAACGACCGTCCGCAAGTGGAAACACCGCTCCTCGGTCGAAGATGCCTCACACCGGCCCCACACCCTCAGAACCACGCTCACGCCCGCCCAGGAAGCCATCGTGGTCTACCTCCGCCAAGCTCTGCTCCTCCCCTTGGATGATCTCCTGGCCGTGACCCGGGAATTTCTCAATCCCGCCGTGTCCCGTTCCGGGCTAGACCGCTGCCTGCGCCGCCACGGGGTGGCGTCCCTCAAGACCCTGCTTCCGCCTACAGAGAAGGCGAAGGTCAAACCCTTCAAGGCCTATGAGCCCGGCTTCCTTCACCTGGATGTTAAGTACTTGCCCGCCATCGACGGCGAACCCCGCCGATACCTGTTCGTCGCCATCGACCGCGCCACCCGCTGGGTCTATGTCGCCCTCAAGCCCAACCGCACCGCCTTAAGCGCAAAGGACTTCCTCAAAGCGGTGATTCAGGCCGCGCCTTTCCGCATCCAGAAATGCCTGACCGACAACGGCTCGGAGTTTACCGACCGTTTCCTGACCCGAACTCGGCAGCCCTCGGGGACGCATGAGTTTGACCGCCTCTGTACTGAACAAGGCATCGAACATCGCCTGATTCCGCCGGGCCGGCCCCAAACGAATGGCCTGGTGGAACGCTTCAATGGCCGCATCGAGGAGGTGTTGCAAACCCATCACTTCGATTCAACCGCCGATCTGGACACCACCCTGCACCGCTATGTCGAGCTGTACAATCATCACATTCCCCAAAAGGCCTTAGGCCATCTCACCCCGATCCAGGCTCTCAAAAACTGGCAACTGTCCCATCCTCATCTTTTTCGAAATAGGGTTTACAATCATGCGGGACTTGACACTTAGGCCATCTCACCCCGATCCAGGCTCTCAAAAACTGGCAACTGTCCCATCCTCATCTTTTTCGAAAGAGGGTTTACAATCATGCGGGACTTGACACCTATCCATAAAATTCGAGCATAACTCGAGCTTTCTTAACAGCATCGTTATGTTTCATTTATCCACCAGTTCGAACTCGCTGGGCGTTTCTTATCATTTAGGATTTCGGCATGGGGCTCGCGGGTGGCTCAGCTTAAATAAATCGTCGGAATAGCAGACATCTCTCTTCTTGGTTTTTTCTTTTCGTTCAATCATCTAATGTGGACAAAAAAGTCCTAGCGCTTCATTTCTCACCAGAGGCGCGTCAGCGAAGACAAAACAAATACTTACTACTTTTCGCTAAAACCTGTCGGATATTATTGTTTCGGCAGTTAAGTCGGATTCATGTTTTGAATTCATTTCCATATTTACCTTGTTAGATCAATGAGATGTGATGATTTTCACTCGTTGACAAGTACTCTTTAATTGCCGAAGTAATAATCAGCGATCATGCGGCATCTCTGGGTGGATAGATTTATCCACCTTATGTTTTTATTTCATCTTTTAATGTTATGGAGGTTATTGGTTTTTAAAATAAATATAGCTCAGACGTGATTGGCATAGCTTTTCCACTAATCCTGCTCGACTCACCATATTTCTTTTTGACGCAGTGGAAGACCCCAGCGCGAGAAATCGCCCTAGGCCGCGGGGAGACGCTCAATCCGGTCCAGTTCAGAAAAAGCCTCCGATGGCGCTTCTTCGTTATTTGTTGACGCCTTGGAGCGGAGATCGGCTGACCGATCACATGATACTTGGAAAAGCCATGAGCGGTGGCCCCGGTTGATTGGACAGGATTTTCCCAAGCTTAAGTGGGTTTCTGCGGTTTAGGCTGCCTTCTGGATTGGCAGCGAATGAAAGTACATGCGATCCGGGGTTTTACCGTCAAGCGATGAGTGGGGCCGCCGTTCGTTGTAGAACTTAAAATAGCGTTGTAGACCTTGCCATGCTTGAGAAACGGAGTCGTAAGCCTGCAAGTAGACTTCCTCGTACTTCACGCTTTTCCAAAGCCTTTCGACGAAGACATTGTCGACCCAGCGGCCCTTGCCATCCATGCTCATTCGGATGCCGTGACCTTGGATCAACTCCACGAACACCTTGCTGGTGAACTGGCTGCCTTGGTCGGTGTTGACGATCTCCGGCGTGCCATGGCGCTGAATGGCGTCCTCAACGGCTTCGATGCAGAAGTCCGTAGTCAGGCTGTTGGATAGTCGCCAGGACAGTGTGCGCCGAGTGGCCCAGTCGAGCACCGCAGCCAGATAGACAAAGCCTTTCCGCATAGGGATGTAGGTGATGTCCATGGCCCAGACGTGGTTTGCTCGGGTGATCTCCAGACCTCGCAGCAGGTACGGGAACACCGGGTTCTGCGGATGCTTGCGGCGGGTGTTCGGACGCCGGTACAGCGCCTCGATGCCCATCTTCTTCATGAGCGTCGACACATGCCGGCGACCGACCTTCAGCCCATCTTGCTCCAACAGGTCACGCAACATGCGGGCACCGGCAAACGGATGATGGAGGTGCAGTTCGTCGATTCGCCGCATCAGCGCCAGATCGTTCTCTGAGACCGGCTGTGGCGTGTAGTAAACCGAGGAGCGGGAAAGCCCCAACAACGCACACTGGCGCACCACAGGGAGCTTGTCCGACCGGTCGATCATCGTTTTGCGAATCGCTAGCCCATGCGACCGAGCGCGGCGACTAAAAAATCATTCTCCATCGCCAACTCGCCGATCTTGGCGTGGAGTTCCTTCACGTCTGGCCCCTTCGATGCACTGCGCTCTGCCGCCGTGGCGAACACATCGCTGGCTCGCTCCAGCAACTGACTCTTCCACTGCGTGATCGGGTTGACGTGAACCTCAAACTGTTCTGCTAATTCAGCCAACGTCTTGTCGCCCTTGAGCGCGGCTAGGGCTACCTTGGCCTTAAAGACGCCGAGTGATTTCGTCTCTTTCGTTTCATCGTCTGTTCTCCGGTTTTCGCCCTTCGCAGGGCGGTGATTAGAACAGAAACTTCACTGAAGCGGGTGTCCAAATCTCCGGGGCCGGCTCTGTTCAACAGGTCACCGGGCAGCAGGTCGATGTGACGTTTGTCGATCAGGGCTACACCGGCGACGAGGCAGCCGAGGCCGCCCGCCAGCAGGGCATTCGGCTGGACGTAGTCAAGCTACCGGAGACCAAAAGCGGCTTTGTACTGTTTCCTTCGCGGTGAGTGGCGAAATGCAGTTTCGGCTGTATCGTCCGGTTTCAATGCTCGGCTCGCGGTGATGAGCGACCGGCCAAGACCTTGGCCGGCTTGCCCTTTTTCGTCTTTGCCATTCTCATGCCGTTTAAGGCCGCTCCAGTGGTCCAAAGCGCATAACACGCTCTAATCGTCTGGCTCATCTGGAATATATTCAAAAAGATCTCCAACCGAACAGTGAAACAGTTTACAGAGCTGCTCTATTGCCTCCAACTCGATGCGGACCGCTTTCTCCTGGTACAACAAGGTAATGGTGTTTCGATGCAGTCCGGTTGCCCGGGCTACATCGGCAATTTTCATCTTGTGCTCGCCCATGACACGGGAGAGATGGCATCGGATCATAACGAGGGAAAACCTTCGATTGGGGAAATGCTTTCATTTAGGCTGACAAAATGACATTACAAATGTCATTAAGGTAGTCAGA
This region includes:
- a CDS encoding transposase; protein product: MILQQLHDLSDVATVEAYAFNQMWHYALNVHHEADAYICERTLRQYRRWIIERGLDRELFRALADEWIRAFKVDTRQQRLDSTAIRSCMRTLTRLGIVTETLGKFIREVSRRYPHYRDWIHADPRERYVQGSAQDGSCRVSPSEARISLEQAGHDLLNWVVLFASTEAKDLASYRIMLRVLDEQFSVVSSAEAPVRLEVKSPDLIPSDGVQNPADPDASFNTRYGQGYGLQVMETYQVDDGAEDAAERPASGPDLITYVDVHKLTQQDQYALQPALDEVTQRDVAP
- the gltX gene encoding glutamate--tRNA ligase; protein product: MTIRTRFAPSPTGYLHIGGARTALFSWLYARKHGGTFILRIEDTDLERSTIDAVNAILEGMTWLGLEYDEGPFYQTHRFERYRAVAEQLLNEGKAYRCYCTKEELDSRRAEQLARKEKPRYDGRCRHRVEPREGVQPVIRFRNPDDGEVVVDDLVRGRVVVKNSELDDLIILRSDGTPTYNFTVVVDDLDMKITHVIRGDDHLNNTPRQINILEALGAPLPKYAHVPMILGPDGAKLSKRHGAVSVMQYRDDGYLPEALINYLVRLGWSHGDQEIFSVDEMIELFDIADINHSASSFNPEKLLWLNHHYIMHSDPLRVAHHLRWHLGRLDIDPAQGPDPVKVVEAQRERCKTLVDMAKASVFFYKDFDTYDEKAAAKHLTSDTLAALQALETQLWALEDWRREAIHQVVLKTAETLGVKLGGVAQPLRVAVSGTTVSPPIDITLELLGKDTTLARIERAIAYIKKA
- a CDS encoding helix-turn-helix domain-containing protein; this translates as MIRCHLSRVMGEHKMKIADVARATGLHRNTITLLYQEKAVRIELEAIEQLCKLFHCSVGDLFEYIPDEPDD
- a CDS encoding IS481 family transposase, with protein sequence MPIRLHKNARTTPAVRQAIQASTLSERALAQKHGISRTTVRKWKHRSSVEDASHRPHTLRTTLTPAQEAIVVYLRQALLLPLDDLLAVTREFLNPAVSRSGLDRCLRRHGVASLKTLLPPTEKAKVKPFKAYEPGFLHLDVKYLPAIDGEPRRYLFVAIDRATRWVYVALKPNRTALSAKDFLKAVIQAAPFRIQKCLTDNGSEFTDRFLTRTRQPSGTHEFDRLCTEQGIEHRLIPPGRPQTNGLVERFNGRIEEVLQTHHFDSTADLDTTLHRYVELYNHHIPQKALGHLTPIQALKNWQLSHPHLFRNRVYNHAGLDT